The Haloarchaeobius sp. HME9146 DNA segment TGGCGGCGGCCATCCCCCGGAACGGCGGCGGGTACGCCTACGTCAGGGAGGTGTTCTCCGCGCCGGTCTCGTTCGTCATGGGCTGGACGCGCTGGTTCACCTACATGATTGCCGGCGCTCTCTACGCGCTCGGGTTCTCCTCGAACTTCGTCGAGTTCTTCCACATCTACGGCATCACGCTCCCAGGACCACCAGTCGCGTACGCGCTGGCGGCCGTCGTCGCCTTCGTGACGCTCAATGCGGTCTCGACCGAGGCGAGCGGGAGTGCGGAGACGCTCATCACCCTTGTCAAAATCGTCATCCTGCTCGTGTTCGTCGCGTTCGGCCTCTCCTTTGTCGACCTGGGTAATTTCGAGCCGCTGTTCCCGAACGGCCCCATCTCGGTGCTGCCCGCGATGGGCCTGACGTTCATCGCGTTCCAGGGGTACGACCTCATCGCGACGGTCACCGAGGAGGTCGAGAATCCCCAGAAGAACATCCCGCGAGCCATCCTGCTCTCGGTCGTCGTCACCATCGTCGTCTACCTGCTCGTCGTGTTCGTCGCCATCGGCACGCTCGGCGCGGAGGGCCTCGGTGGGGCTGGCGAGACGGCCATCGCGCAGGCCGCGGAGAGCTTCATGCCGGCGCTCCCCATCATCGGGACCGGGGCGGCCATCATCGCCTTTGGTGCCGTGTTCTCGACCATCAGCGCGCTGAACGCGGTCGTCATCGGCTCCAGCCGCGTCGCGTTCGCGATGGGGCGCGAGAGCCAGCTCCCGAAGCGCCTCGGCCGGCTCCACGTCAAGTACGGGACGCCGTTCGTCGCCATCGTGGCCAGCGCCGCCGTGATGTTGCTCGCCGTCGTCGTGGTCCCCATCCGCATCGTCGGCAACCTCGCGAGTCTGTTCTCCCTGCTCGGGTTCGTCATCGTGAACCTCAGCGTCATCCGGCTCCGTCGTCAGCAGCCCGACCTCCGCCGTCCCTTCGAGATTCCGTACTACCCGATTCCGCCCATCCTCGGTATCGTCCTCAACCTGCTGCTCGGGCTGTTCATCGACCCCGTCACGTGGGTGCTGGCGCTCGCGTGGCTCGCCATCGGCGTCGGCGTGTACTGGCTGCTCTCACGCCGCGGTGCCGTCGAGGAGGTCGAGGACATCGAGGACGTCGTCGGAGAGCCCGAACCGGAGATCGCCGAACCGGAACAGGACATCACCCTCCCACCAGCGGACGAAACCCAGGACTGACCCATGTCACAGAGTACTCAAGAAGACCTTCGCGTCATCGTCGCCGGCGGCGGAACCGTCGGCCTCCGAACCGCCGAACTGCTCGCCGACCGCGGCCACAGCGTCGTCATCGTCGAACCGGATGCACGGAGAGCCGACCGTCTCAGCGACGAGTACATCGGCACCGTCATCGAGGGCGACGCGGCTC contains these protein-coding regions:
- a CDS encoding APC family permease, whose amino-acid sequence is MSHAGDRSPTASLTLLDATMVGIGAMIGAGIFVLTGLAARGAGPAALVVFALNGGVTTFTALSYAELAAAIPRNGGGYAYVREVFSAPVSFVMGWTRWFTYMIAGALYALGFSSNFVEFFHIYGITLPGPPVAYALAAVVAFVTLNAVSTEASGSAETLITLVKIVILLVFVAFGLSFVDLGNFEPLFPNGPISVLPAMGLTFIAFQGYDLIATVTEEVENPQKNIPRAILLSVVVTIVVYLLVVFVAIGTLGAEGLGGAGETAIAQAAESFMPALPIIGTGAAIIAFGAVFSTISALNAVVIGSSRVAFAMGRESQLPKRLGRLHVKYGTPFVAIVASAAVMLLAVVVVPIRIVGNLASLFSLLGFVIVNLSVIRLRRQQPDLRRPFEIPYYPIPPILGIVLNLLLGLFIDPVTWVLALAWLAIGVGVYWLLSRRGAVEEVEDIEDVVGEPEPEIAEPEQDITLPPADETQD